The Roseococcus microcysteis genome contains a region encoding:
- a CDS encoding respiratory chain complex I subunit 1 family protein produces MMATFLALLTQILHAAFILAAAPLVVGGVRWVKARLLGRRGPHPLQPLRDLLKLLRKRPVLADGSSVVTRATPYVALAATLLAALLVPGFAQGMALAPVADLILIAGLLALARMALALAGHDAGTAFGGLGAAREMTFAAFAEPALLASVLVLAVLAGSSNLDAIAALFREGSLGIRVSLLFVLLALMAVALAENARVPVDNPATHLELTMVHEAMLLEASGRHLALWEAQAALKLTVWLALLAAIFLPFGAAPAGAGPIGWVVGLVLWGAKMALLAVALAVFETSIAKMRVFRVPEFLGAALLLALLAAALVFITTGLA; encoded by the coding sequence ATGATGGCCACCTTCCTGGCTTTGCTGACGCAGATCCTGCACGCCGCATTCATTCTCGCCGCCGCGCCGCTGGTGGTGGGCGGGGTGCGCTGGGTGAAGGCGCGGCTGCTGGGCCGGCGCGGCCCCCACCCGCTCCAGCCCCTGCGCGACCTGCTCAAACTGCTGCGCAAGCGCCCGGTGCTGGCCGATGGGTCGAGCGTCGTCACCCGCGCCACGCCCTATGTGGCCCTGGCCGCGACGCTGCTGGCCGCGCTGCTGGTGCCGGGCTTCGCGCAGGGGATGGCGCTGGCGCCGGTCGCGGACCTCATCCTCATCGCGGGGCTGCTGGCGCTGGCGCGGATGGCGCTGGCGCTGGCCGGCCATGACGCGGGCACGGCCTTCGGCGGGCTGGGCGCGGCGCGCGAGATGACCTTCGCCGCCTTCGCCGAACCCGCTTTGCTGGCCTCGGTGCTGGTGCTGGCGGTGCTGGCGGGCAGTTCCAACCTGGACGCCATTGCCGCTTTGTTCCGCGAGGGCAGCCTGGGCATCCGCGTCTCGCTGCTCTTCGTGCTGCTGGCGCTGATGGCCGTGGCGCTGGCCGAGAATGCCCGCGTGCCGGTGGACAACCCCGCCACCCACCTGGAACTGACCATGGTGCATGAGGCCATGCTGCTGGAGGCCTCGGGCCGTCACCTCGCCTTGTGGGAGGCGCAGGCGGCGCTGAAGCTGACGGTCTGGCTGGCGCTGCTGGCCGCGATCTTCCTGCCCTTCGGCGCGGCGCCGGCCGGGGCGGGGCCGATTGGCTGGGTGGTGGGGCTGGTGCTGTGGGGCGCGAAGATGGCGCTGCTGGCCGTGGCGCTGGCGGTGTTCGAGACTTCCATCGCCAAGATGCGCGTCTTCCGCGTGCCGGAATTCCTGGGGGCCGCGCTGCTGCTCGCGCTGCTGGCGGCGGCCCTTGTCTTCATCACGACAGGCCTCGCATGA
- a CDS encoding hydrogenase-4 component E, translated as MTGPGDIAYDVAHLLGGAMLLVGFVMLGQRRIGALIAALAAQGVLLALAAFWQGHVQAAPQLYLTGLIALLAKGIAIPLVLHRLAGELPPPLRTEAPGRMGAGLVLGVGLVGLAMLVVVPATTGAGALARVDLSMALSILLLGALMMVTRRSALAHVAGLLTIENGLILAAVGVAGMPLVVELSAGGLVLVVALIAGVFARQMRERFASLDPGVLDRHRGEGR; from the coding sequence ATGACCGGCCCCGGGGACATCGCCTATGACGTGGCGCATCTGCTGGGCGGGGCCATGCTGCTGGTGGGCTTCGTCATGCTGGGCCAGCGGCGGATCGGCGCGCTGATCGCCGCACTCGCCGCGCAGGGTGTGTTGCTGGCGCTGGCGGCCTTCTGGCAGGGCCATGTCCAGGCGGCGCCGCAACTCTATCTGACGGGGCTGATCGCGTTGCTGGCCAAGGGCATCGCCATCCCGCTGGTGCTGCACCGCCTGGCGGGCGAATTGCCGCCCCCGCTCCGCACCGAGGCGCCGGGCCGGATGGGCGCGGGGCTGGTGCTGGGGGTGGGGCTGGTGGGCCTGGCCATGCTGGTGGTCGTGCCGGCCACCACGGGGGCCGGGGCGTTGGCGCGGGTGGACCTCTCGATGGCGCTGTCCATCCTGCTGCTGGGGGCGCTGATGATGGTGACGCGGCGCAGCGCGCTGGCGCATGTGGCGGGGCTGCTTACCATCGAGAACGGGTTGATCCTGGCCGCCGTCGGCGTGGCCGGCATGCCGCTGGTGGTGGAGCTTTCGGCGGGCGGGCTGGTGCTGGTGGTGGCGTTGATCGCGGGCGTCTTCGCGCGGCAGATGCGCGAACGCTTCGCCAGCCTCGACCCCGGCGTGCTGGACCGCCACAGGGGGGAGGGACGATGA
- a CDS encoding hydrogenase 4 subunit F yields MSLATALILLPLLGAALLAALPRVAPLLNIAISAACLVLALLLLAGPLPYGEGWLRADALSVSLVVLAGIVGLGTAIFSWRDIEGEGFDTARTRFYHAAFQGFMATHFLALLSDNLGIMWVAIEAGTLACVLMVGLHRTPAAIEAAWKFFILCGFGIALALFGIIVLALAAAPHLPHGDLRLSAAALREIAPLAEPGLLNLAFVFLLVGFGTKAGLVPLHSWLPDAHAEGPTPIAAVLSGLLLNSAMLGILRGEAIVAAHPGSWAPGGFLIGMGVASLLLAGVTLWRRRDAKRLFGWSSIEHMGIAAIAFGLGGPAGNMAGILHLWGHSLLKSAAFFAIGRAARLKGGQRMDQIGGLARSHPALGWGLVLVMVGLAGLPPASLFASEWMLAVALGREAPWLLLPYVLGLLVAALALLHAMQRLCLGPPTPDAAPGPAGWATLAPIWCNLALAVILAIALPAPLRALLRDAAQVLG; encoded by the coding sequence ATGAGCCTCGCCACCGCCCTCATCCTGCTGCCGCTGCTGGGCGCCGCGCTGCTGGCGGCACTGCCGCGCGTCGCCCCCTTGCTGAACATCGCCATCTCGGCCGCCTGCCTCGTGCTGGCGCTGCTGCTGCTGGCCGGGCCGCTCCCCTACGGCGAGGGCTGGCTGCGGGCCGATGCGCTGTCCGTGTCGCTGGTGGTGCTGGCGGGTATCGTGGGGCTCGGCACCGCCATCTTCTCCTGGCGGGACATCGAGGGCGAGGGCTTCGACACCGCGCGCACCCGCTTCTACCACGCCGCCTTCCAGGGCTTCATGGCGACGCATTTCCTGGCGCTGCTGTCGGACAACCTTGGCATCATGTGGGTGGCGATCGAGGCCGGCACGCTCGCCTGCGTGCTGATGGTGGGGCTGCACCGCACGCCCGCCGCCATCGAGGCCGCGTGGAAATTCTTCATCCTCTGCGGCTTCGGCATCGCGTTGGCACTCTTCGGCATCATCGTGCTGGCCCTGGCGGCCGCCCCGCATCTGCCGCATGGCGATTTGCGGCTTTCGGCCGCGGCGCTGCGCGAGATCGCGCCATTGGCGGAACCCGGCCTGCTCAACCTCGCCTTCGTCTTCCTGCTGGTGGGTTTCGGCACCAAGGCGGGGCTGGTGCCGCTGCATTCCTGGCTGCCCGACGCCCATGCCGAGGGCCCCACCCCCATCGCCGCCGTGCTCTCGGGACTGCTGCTGAACAGCGCCATGCTGGGCATCCTGCGCGGCGAGGCCATCGTGGCGGCGCACCCAGGCTCCTGGGCGCCGGGCGGGTTCCTGATCGGCATGGGGGTCGCCTCGCTGCTGCTGGCGGGTGTCACGCTGTGGCGGCGGCGGGATGCGAAGCGCCTCTTCGGCTGGAGCAGCATCGAGCATATGGGCATCGCGGCCATCGCCTTCGGCCTGGGCGGGCCGGCGGGGAACATGGCGGGCATCCTGCACCTGTGGGGCCATTCCCTGCTGAAGTCGGCGGCCTTCTTCGCGATCGGCCGCGCGGCGCGGCTGAAGGGCGGGCAGCGCATGGACCAGATCGGCGGGCTGGCGCGCAGCCATCCGGCGCTGGGCTGGGGGCTGGTGCTGGTGATGGTGGGGCTGGCGGGGCTGCCGCCGGCCAGCCTCTTCGCCTCGGAATGGATGCTGGCGGTGGCGCTGGGGCGCGAGGCGCCCTGGCTGCTGCTGCCCTATGTCTTGGGGCTGCTGGTGGCGGCCCTGGCCCTGCTGCACGCCATGCAGCGCCTTTGCCTCGGCCCGCCCACGCCGGACGCGGCGCCGGGCCCCGCGGGTTGGGCGACGCTCGCGCCCATCTGGTGCAACCTGGCCTTGGCCGTGATCCTTGCCATCGCCCTGCCGGCGCCGCTGCGCGCCCTGCTGCGTGACGCCGCACAGGTGCTGGGATGA
- a CDS encoding hydrogenase large subunit — protein sequence MRAAKVLESGVIAPCMPWPRTVLDAAAWLRLREALASDPSLDLLALWGEPGFVHAAFLDIAAPRLWLASTAVEGGGVPALSPVRPGAALFERALHDLWGITAEGAVDARPWLDHGRWPVRAPLSTRPLSHSPAADPMEFLPVEGAGVHQIPVGPIHAGIIEPGHFRFHVQGETIVRLEARLGWTHKGTLSLLQGKSPRVAARFAARLSGDSTVAHSLAFARAAEAAAGAEAPPRATALRAVMLELERLHNHLNDMGFIANDAAFAPLHAEAGLLREALLRAQHQAFGHRLMMDRVVPGGVAMDLAPEGQAAIEAALAAAATGLPRLLRMYESHASLQDRVLVTGIIPPALVAGFAPGGVVGRAAGRAFDARMLTGEMADCPTQPGADVDARWRQRHAEALAAIARVRTLLAGLPPGPLTVSLGHGEAREGVALVEGFRGECLAWLSLDEGGLIRAAFLRDPSWLHWPLLEAAVIGNIVADFPLINKSFNASYSGVDL from the coding sequence ATGAGGGCGGCCAAGGTGCTGGAATCGGGCGTCATCGCCCCCTGCATGCCCTGGCCGCGCACGGTGCTGGACGCCGCCGCCTGGCTGCGCCTGCGCGAGGCATTGGCAAGCGACCCGAGCCTTGACCTGCTGGCGCTATGGGGCGAGCCGGGCTTCGTCCACGCCGCCTTCCTCGACATCGCGGCCCCGCGCCTCTGGCTGGCCAGCACGGCGGTGGAGGGGGGCGGCGTGCCGGCGCTCTCTCCCGTGCGGCCCGGGGCCGCGCTGTTCGAGCGTGCCCTGCATGACCTCTGGGGCATCACGGCCGAGGGCGCGGTGGACGCCCGCCCCTGGCTCGACCACGGCCGCTGGCCGGTGCGGGCCCCGCTCTCGACCCGTCCGCTCAGTCACAGCCCCGCCGCCGACCCCATGGAATTCCTGCCCGTCGAGGGCGCGGGCGTGCACCAGATCCCGGTCGGCCCCATCCATGCCGGCATCATCGAGCCCGGGCATTTCCGCTTCCATGTGCAGGGCGAGACCATCGTCCGGCTGGAGGCGCGGCTGGGCTGGACGCACAAGGGCACGCTCTCGCTGCTGCAAGGCAAGTCGCCGCGCGTGGCGGCGCGCTTCGCGGCCCGGCTTTCCGGCGACAGCACCGTGGCGCATTCGCTGGCTTTCGCCCGCGCTGCCGAGGCCGCCGCCGGCGCCGAGGCCCCGCCCCGCGCCACGGCTCTGCGCGCCGTGATGCTGGAGCTGGAACGGCTGCACAACCACCTGAACGACATGGGCTTCATCGCCAATGACGCCGCCTTCGCCCCGCTGCACGCCGAGGCCGGGCTGCTGCGCGAGGCCTTGCTGCGCGCCCAGCACCAGGCCTTCGGCCACCGGCTGATGATGGACCGCGTGGTGCCGGGCGGTGTGGCCATGGACCTCGCGCCCGAGGGCCAGGCCGCCATCGAGGCCGCGCTGGCCGCCGCCGCCACCGGCCTGCCGCGCCTGCTGCGGATGTATGAAAGCCATGCCAGCCTCCAGGACCGCGTGCTGGTCACGGGCATCATCCCGCCCGCGCTGGTCGCCGGTTTCGCGCCCGGCGGCGTGGTGGGCCGCGCCGCGGGCCGCGCCTTCGACGCGCGGATGCTGACGGGCGAGATGGCGGACTGCCCCACCCAGCCCGGCGCCGATGTGGACGCCCGCTGGCGCCAGCGCCATGCCGAGGCCCTGGCCGCCATCGCGCGGGTGCGGACCCTGCTGGCCGGCTTGCCGCCCGGCCCGCTGACCGTCTCCCTGGGCCATGGCGAGGCGCGCGAAGGGGTGGCGCTGGTCGAGGGCTTCCGCGGCGAATGCCTGGCCTGGCTTTCTCTGGACGAGGGCGGGCTGATCCGCGCGGCCTTCCTGCGCGACCCCTCCTGGCTGCACTGGCCGCTGCTGGAGGCGGCCGTCATCGGCAACATCGTGGCCGACTTCCCCCTCATCAACAAAAGCTTCAACGCGAGCTACAGCGGGGTGGACCTGTGA
- a CDS encoding glyoxalase superfamily protein: protein MSAISLDVAIPVLRVFDPAKAREFYCDFLGFTWDWEHRFEPDLPIFAQVSRAGLLLFLSEHHGDGTPGSLVMLRMRGLDALHAELSARRYRHARPGIEERPWGWRDLAVTDPFGNRLVFTEPVAEGG, encoded by the coding sequence GTGAGCGCGATCAGCCTGGACGTGGCCATCCCCGTGCTGCGTGTCTTCGACCCGGCGAAGGCGCGGGAATTCTATTGCGACTTCCTGGGCTTCACCTGGGACTGGGAGCACCGGTTCGAGCCTGACCTGCCTATCTTCGCCCAGGTGTCGCGCGCGGGGCTGCTGCTCTTCCTCAGCGAGCATCATGGCGATGGCACGCCGGGCAGCCTCGTCATGCTCCGCATGCGCGGGCTGGATGCGCTGCATGCCGAACTCTCCGCCCGCCGCTACCGCCATGCCCGGCCGGGCATCGAGGAGCGCCCCTGGGGCTGGCGCGACCTGGCGGTGACGGACCCCTTCGGCAACCGGCTGGTCTTCACCGAACCCGTGGCGGAGGGCGGCTGA
- a CDS encoding NADH-quinone oxidoreductase subunit B family protein — MLWPRLARNLLRPPATDAPVVPLPEVVAALRERMEAASMRRLGRSLAIRQVDAGSCNGCELEINALQNVAHDLERFGLRFVASPRHADVLLVTGPLTRNMAEALLRARAATPEPVWIVAAGDCAVDGGVFKGSYAVLGGVEAVLMPDLIIPGCPPSPTELLEGLVALVEANA, encoded by the coding sequence ATGCTCTGGCCCAGGCTTGCCCGCAACCTGCTGCGCCCGCCCGCGACCGACGCGCCCGTGGTGCCGCTGCCCGAGGTGGTGGCCGCGCTGCGCGAGCGCATGGAGGCGGCCTCCATGCGGCGGCTGGGCCGCTCGCTCGCCATCCGCCAGGTGGATGCGGGCAGCTGCAACGGGTGCGAGCTGGAGATCAACGCGCTCCAGAACGTGGCGCATGACCTGGAGCGCTTCGGGCTGCGCTTCGTGGCCTCGCCCCGCCATGCCGATGTGCTGCTGGTGACCGGCCCGCTCACGCGCAACATGGCCGAGGCGCTGCTGCGCGCCCGTGCCGCGACGCCCGAGCCGGTGTGGATCGTGGCGGCCGGGGATTGCGCGGTGGATGGCGGTGTCTTCAAGGGCAGCTATGCGGTGCTGGGCGGCGTCGAGGCGGTGCTGATGCCCGACCTCATCATCCCCGGCTGCCCCCCGAGCCCGACCGAGCTGCTGGAAGGTCTGGTCGCCCTGGTCGAAGCGAACGCCTGA
- a CDS encoding LysR family transcriptional regulator, with the protein MLEWDDLRTFLAVARHGSLSAAARALKVTQTTMGRRLEGLHERSGARLLQRTPQGFILTPAGEEVMGAVERMEEEALRVERRITGQDSRLEGLVRVTAVEALGSRVLTPILAQLHVRHPEILVELSAQSRPVSLARRETDIAVRIGAFTEPDVVARRAGEIELCAYAATSYLEARGLPDFATGAPGHARLVFAPPEDARPDMSRPGQDWLTGLMHAAAVGFTSNSHEALLQAALGGMGVAALPRGMGDGAMARSEAQPGPTLVRLETPSAAPRVGIWIGLHEDTRHTPRIRVVADALHEGLQAVGAQLAGA; encoded by the coding sequence ATGCTGGAATGGGATGACCTGCGGACTTTCCTGGCAGTGGCCCGCCACGGCAGCCTCTCCGCCGCCGCGCGGGCGCTGAAGGTGACGCAGACGACCATGGGCCGGCGCCTCGAAGGCCTGCATGAGCGGTCGGGCGCGCGACTGCTGCAACGCACGCCGCAGGGCTTCATCCTGACCCCGGCGGGCGAGGAGGTGATGGGCGCGGTCGAGCGCATGGAGGAGGAGGCGCTGCGCGTGGAGCGGCGCATCACCGGCCAGGACAGCCGCCTGGAAGGGCTGGTGCGGGTGACGGCGGTGGAGGCGCTGGGCAGCCGCGTGCTCACGCCCATCCTGGCGCAGCTCCATGTCCGCCACCCCGAAATCCTGGTGGAGCTCAGCGCGCAAAGCCGACCCGTCAGCCTGGCGCGGCGGGAGACCGACATCGCGGTGCGCATCGGCGCCTTCACCGAGCCCGATGTGGTGGCGCGCCGTGCCGGGGAGATCGAGCTGTGCGCCTATGCCGCGACCTCCTACCTGGAGGCGCGCGGCCTGCCCGATTTCGCCACCGGCGCGCCGGGACACGCCCGGCTGGTCTTCGCCCCTCCCGAGGATGCGCGGCCCGACATGTCGCGGCCCGGGCAGGATTGGCTCACGGGTCTGATGCACGCCGCGGCGGTGGGTTTCACCTCCAACTCGCACGAGGCGCTGTTGCAGGCGGCGCTGGGGGGCATGGGTGTCGCGGCCCTGCCGCGCGGCATGGGCGATGGTGCCATGGCGCGGAGCGAGGCCCAGCCGGGGCCAACCCTGGTGCGGCTGGAGACACCCTCCGCCGCGCCGCGCGTGGGCATCTGGATCGGCCTGCACGAGGACACCCGCCACACACCGCGCATCCGCGTGGTGGCGGATGCGCTGCATGAGGGGTTGCAGGCGGTGGGGGCGCAGCTGGCTGGGGCTTAG
- a CDS encoding peptidoglycan-binding protein — MNVMLIQPLAFTLPMMRGEVVREAQLALLRTGLNPGEPDGIYGPMTAEAVRRFQRREGLPVDGVLSGPAWARLMQAPALRREHPWQAALRPFLPALITFHGPPVGAGQRRWRLVRGGVQVEGEPSPRRNANPRAAATAWARHRAALEAAALRTATPVDLLLATALVESGGRAEAVREEPGFVSDAATPHRVSPGLMQTLISTAREALADPTLDRARLLDPATSALAGAAYIQRQATRGRLPTGYDPPLVAIAYNAGSLRPASSDPNWGLVQTRRGDGWHADAFCAFLGDAHASFAAGDAPGAETPSLWALLEGEAPAA, encoded by the coding sequence ATGAACGTCATGCTGATCCAGCCCCTCGCCTTCACCCTGCCGATGATGCGCGGCGAGGTGGTGCGCGAGGCGCAGCTCGCCCTGCTGCGGACCGGGCTGAACCCGGGCGAGCCCGATGGCATCTATGGCCCCATGACGGCCGAGGCGGTGCGCCGCTTCCAGCGCCGCGAGGGGCTGCCGGTGGATGGCGTGCTGTCCGGCCCCGCCTGGGCGCGGCTGATGCAGGCCCCCGCCCTGCGGCGCGAACATCCTTGGCAGGCCGCGCTGCGGCCCTTCCTGCCGGCGCTCATCACCTTTCACGGCCCACCGGTGGGCGCGGGGCAACGGCGCTGGCGGCTGGTCCGCGGCGGCGTGCAGGTCGAGGGCGAGCCGAGCCCGCGCCGCAACGCCAATCCCCGCGCCGCCGCCACCGCCTGGGCCCGGCACCGGGCCGCGCTGGAGGCCGCGGCCCTGCGCACCGCCACGCCGGTGGACCTGCTGCTGGCGACCGCGCTGGTCGAATCGGGCGGCCGGGCCGAGGCGGTGCGGGAAGAGCCGGGCTTCGTCTCGGACGCCGCCACGCCGCACCGCGTTTCGCCCGGGCTGATGCAGACGCTGATCTCGACGGCGCGCGAGGCCCTGGCCGACCCCACGCTGGACCGCGCGCGCCTGCTGGACCCCGCCACCTCCGCCCTGGCGGGCGCCGCCTATATCCAGCGCCAGGCCACGCGCGGGCGGCTTCCCACGGGCTATGACCCGCCGCTGGTCGCCATCGCCTACAATGCCGGCAGCCTGCGGCCGGCCTCCTCGGACCCGAACTGGGGCCTGGTGCAGACGCGCCGGGGCGATGGCTGGCACGCGGATGCCTTCTGCGCCTTCCTGGGCGACGCCCATGCGTCCTTCGCGGCCGGAGACGCGCCGGGGGCCGAGACACCCAGCCTCTGGGCGCTGCTGGAGGGCGAGGCGCCCGCTGCCTGA
- a CDS encoding aspartate-semialdehyde dehydrogenase, with product MAFRVAVAGANTLAGREALRALAANDFPVAEVTGLGTGRSAGQEVSFGEDRVLRLRALEGFDFAGHDLVILALGEAESRTHAPRATAAGAWVVDLSPAFRLEPGVALVVPEVNAAALERNKRKRIVACPSPSATFAALAAAPLAALAPLLRVNVVSLQPASGAGKEGMDELFAQTRASFVNDIPAPQHFPKPIAFNLLPQTSAFAEDGATRDEALLPLELRKILGPDLKAMATCLRAPVFVGEALVLQLEFAEAVGLGEARAALRNAPGLSFFDTREEGGYPTPLDVAGEEEVSVSRLRRDGSVPHGLSLFVVGDNLRKGGGLGAAQVAEELRRLGWLGSVK from the coding sequence ATGGCATTCCGGGTGGCGGTGGCGGGGGCGAACACGCTGGCGGGGCGCGAGGCGCTGCGGGCACTGGCGGCGAACGACTTCCCGGTGGCGGAGGTGACGGGCCTCGGCACCGGGCGCAGCGCGGGCCAGGAGGTCAGCTTCGGCGAGGACCGCGTGCTGCGCCTGCGCGCCCTGGAGGGCTTCGATTTCGCGGGCCATGACCTCGTGATCCTGGCGCTGGGCGAGGCCGAATCCCGCACCCATGCCCCCCGCGCCACCGCCGCCGGCGCCTGGGTGGTGGACCTCAGCCCCGCCTTCCGGCTGGAGCCGGGCGTCGCGCTGGTCGTGCCCGAGGTGAATGCCGCGGCCCTGGAGCGCAACAAGCGCAAACGGATCGTGGCCTGCCCCTCCCCCTCCGCCACCTTCGCGGCGCTGGCCGCCGCACCCCTGGCCGCGCTGGCGCCACTGCTGCGGGTGAATGTGGTGAGCCTGCAGCCCGCCTCGGGCGCCGGCAAGGAGGGCATGGACGAGCTGTTCGCCCAGACGCGGGCCAGCTTCGTGAACGACATCCCGGCGCCGCAGCATTTCCCCAAACCCATCGCCTTCAACCTGCTGCCCCAGACCAGCGCCTTCGCGGAAGACGGCGCCACCCGCGACGAAGCCCTGCTGCCGCTGGAACTGCGCAAGATCCTGGGGCCGGACCTCAAGGCCATGGCCACCTGCCTGCGCGCGCCCGTCTTCGTGGGCGAGGCGCTGGTGCTGCAACTGGAATTCGCCGAGGCGGTGGGCCTGGGCGAAGCGCGCGCCGCGCTGCGCAACGCGCCCGGCCTCTCCTTCTTCGACACGCGCGAGGAGGGTGGCTACCCGACGCCCCTCGACGTGGCGGGGGAGGAGGAGGTCAGCGTCTCGCGGCTGCGGCGGGATGGGTCGGTGCCGCATGGGCTGTCGCTCTTCGTGGTGGGCGACAACCTCCGCAAGGGCGGAGGCTTGGGCGCGGCGCAGGTGGCGGAGGAATTGCGGCGGCTGGGATGGCTGGGATCCGTCAAATAG
- the zapE gene encoding cell division protein ZapE — protein sequence MDGVTRLNEGPLPAYRARVAEGVLRPDPAQAHAAEVLQGLWQRMRGYDPAPAVPRAAPRGLLGKLFGARKGSGDLAAPSGTPEGLYLVGQVGRGKSMLMDLFFETAQVPRKRRIHFHDFMQQAHQRIHAWKRANPDGNDPIPPLADSIAAEAALLCFDEFQVHDVTDAMILGRLFEALFARGVVVVATSNTAPKDLFKGKPGRDAFLPFIALIEQRVEVLELESLQDYRRERMRGLPSWHHPADGRAERALDTAFRDLTGQARGAPLTLTVLGHTLEVPEAAGGVARAGFEALCGKALGPADYLCLARHFHTLVLDEVPRLGPDNFDRARRFITLIDALYEHRCKLLASAAAGPDQLYEKGENAAMFERTASRLMEMQSPEYLALPHLP from the coding sequence ATGGATGGTGTCACAAGGTTGAACGAAGGTCCCTTGCCCGCCTACCGCGCCCGCGTGGCCGAAGGCGTGCTCCGCCCTGATCCGGCGCAGGCCCATGCGGCCGAGGTGCTGCAAGGGCTCTGGCAGCGCATGCGCGGCTATGACCCCGCGCCCGCCGTGCCCCGCGCCGCGCCGCGCGGCCTGCTGGGCAAGCTGTTCGGTGCGCGGAAGGGCTCCGGCGACCTGGCGGCGCCGTCCGGCACGCCGGAGGGGCTCTACCTGGTGGGCCAGGTGGGGCGCGGGAAGTCCATGCTGATGGACCTCTTCTTCGAGACGGCCCAGGTGCCGCGCAAGCGCCGCATCCACTTCCACGACTTCATGCAGCAGGCGCACCAGCGCATCCATGCCTGGAAGCGCGCCAACCCGGATGGCAACGACCCCATCCCGCCGCTGGCCGACAGCATCGCGGCCGAGGCGGCGCTGCTCTGCTTCGACGAATTCCAGGTGCATGACGTCACCGACGCCATGATCCTGGGCCGGCTGTTCGAGGCGCTGTTCGCCCGCGGCGTCGTGGTGGTCGCCACCTCCAACACCGCGCCCAAGGATCTGTTCAAGGGCAAGCCCGGCCGCGACGCCTTCCTGCCCTTCATCGCGCTGATCGAGCAGCGGGTGGAGGTGCTGGAACTCGAATCGCTGCAGGATTACCGGCGCGAGCGGATGCGCGGCCTGCCCTCCTGGCACCACCCGGCCGATGGCAGGGCCGAGCGCGCGCTGGACACCGCCTTCCGTGACCTGACGGGCCAGGCGCGCGGCGCGCCCCTGACGCTGACGGTGCTGGGCCACACGCTGGAGGTGCCGGAGGCCGCGGGCGGTGTCGCCCGCGCGGGCTTCGAGGCGCTGTGCGGCAAGGCGCTGGGGCCCGCGGACTACCTCTGCCTCGCGCGGCATTTCCACACCCTGGTGCTGGACGAGGTGCCGCGTCTCGGCCCCGACAATTTCGACCGGGCGCGGCGCTTCATCACGCTGATCGACGCGCTGTATGAACACCGCTGCAAGCTTCTGGCATCGGCGGCGGCGGGGCCGGACCAGCTCTATGAAAAAGGCGAAAATGCGGCAATGTTCGAGCGCACCGCGTCGCGCCTGATGGAGATGCAGAGCCCCGAGTATTTGGCCTTGCCACACCTGCCCTGA
- the mdh gene encoding malate dehydrogenase, protein MARKKIALIGAGNIGGTLAHLIGLKQLGDVVMFDVFPGVAAGKALDIMQSGPVDGFDSHMVGTGDYSAIEGADVVIVTAGFPRMPGMTRDDLLTKNAGVIGQVAEGIKQYAPNAFVICITNPLDVMVWVLQQRSGLPPEKVVGMAGVLDSARFRLFLAQEFNVSVEDVTAFVLGGHGDTMVPLTRYSTVAGIPVPDLVKMGWTTQEKIDAIVTRTANGGGEIVKLLERGSAFYAPAASAIAMAESYLLDKKRVLPCAVLLNGEYGQNDFYVGVPVVIGGNGVEKIVEVQFTAEEKAAFDKSCDAVKKLIEDFKKLGV, encoded by the coding sequence ATGGCCCGCAAGAAAATCGCCCTCATCGGCGCCGGCAACATCGGCGGCACGCTCGCCCATCTCATCGGGCTGAAGCAGCTTGGCGATGTGGTGATGTTCGACGTGTTCCCCGGCGTCGCCGCCGGCAAGGCGCTCGACATCATGCAGTCGGGCCCGGTGGATGGCTTCGACAGCCATATGGTCGGCACGGGCGACTACAGCGCCATCGAAGGCGCCGACGTGGTCATCGTGACGGCGGGCTTCCCCCGCATGCCGGGCATGACCCGCGACGACCTGCTGACGAAGAATGCGGGCGTGATCGGCCAGGTGGCCGAGGGCATCAAGCAATACGCCCCCAACGCCTTCGTCATCTGCATCACCAATCCGCTCGACGTCATGGTGTGGGTGCTGCAGCAGCGCTCCGGCCTGCCGCCCGAGAAGGTGGTGGGCATGGCGGGCGTGCTGGACAGCGCGCGCTTCCGCCTCTTCCTGGCGCAGGAATTCAACGTCTCGGTCGAGGATGTGACGGCCTTCGTGCTTGGCGGCCATGGTGACACCATGGTGCCGCTCACGCGCTACTCCACGGTCGCCGGCATCCCGGTGCCGGACCTCGTGAAGATGGGCTGGACCACGCAGGAGAAGATCGACGCGATCGTCACCCGCACGGCCAATGGCGGCGGCGAGATCGTGAAGCTGCTGGAGCGTGGCTCGGCCTTCTACGCCCCCGCCGCTTCCGCCATCGCCATGGCCGAGAGCTACCTGCTCGACAAGAAGCGCGTGCTGCCCTGCGCCGTGCTGCTGAACGGCGAATATGGCCAGAACGACTTCTATGTCGGCGTGCCGGTCGTGATCGGCGGCAATGGCGTCGAGAAGATCGTCGAGGTGCAGTTCACCGCCGAGGAGAAGGCCGCCTTCGACAAGTCCTGCGACGCGGTGAAGAAGCTGATCGAGGACTTCAAGAAGCTCGGCGTCTGA